One segment of Proteus appendicitidis DNA contains the following:
- the ttrR gene encoding tetrathionate respiration response regulator TtrR, protein MPTIHLVDDDLAVTDACQFLLESLGYSAHVWNDSEFFINNVNLYQQGVVLLDMRMPKPDGRQVHQHLIDKHSTLSVIFLTGHGDIPMAVEEIKKGAIDFLQKPVDSNALLSALDAAFIETNARFTAHDIRRRYASLTPREKDIAYYVIQGLMNREIAEVACVSIRTVEVHRAKVMDKMAAKNIAELVTALQGIEIISPNL, encoded by the coding sequence ATGCCAACAATTCATCTTGTTGATGATGATCTTGCTGTCACTGATGCTTGTCAGTTTTTATTAGAAAGCTTAGGTTATTCAGCCCATGTCTGGAATGATAGCGAATTCTTTATCAACAATGTCAATCTCTATCAGCAAGGTGTTGTATTGTTAGATATGAGAATGCCAAAACCCGATGGCAGGCAAGTCCACCAACATTTAATTGATAAGCACAGCACCCTTTCTGTCATTTTTTTAACTGGTCATGGCGATATTCCCATGGCAGTTGAAGAGATCAAAAAAGGGGCTATCGACTTTCTACAAAAACCCGTTGATAGCAATGCGTTGTTATCTGCTTTAGATGCAGCATTTATTGAAACCAATGCGCGTTTTACCGCACATGATATTCGTCGCCGTTATGCTTCATTAACCCCAAGAGAAAAAGACATTGCTTATTATGTTATTCAAGGATTAATGAACCGAGAAATTGCAGAAGTTGCTTGTGTGTCGATAAGAACGGTCGAAGTTCATCGTGCAAAAGTAATGGACAAAATGGCAGCTAAAAATATTGCCGAATTGGTGACGGCATTACAAGGCATCGAAATAATTTCACCTAATTTATGA
- the ttrB gene encoding tetrathionate reductase subunit TtrB produces MDLGKRKFLQQLGVLTAGASLVPLAEAGIKLSPERREGSEDKRYGMLIDLRRCVGCQSCTVSCNIENQTPQGQFRTTVNQYQVAIKGQEGITNVLLPRLCNHCDEPPCVPVCPVQATFQRKDGIVVVDNERCVGCAYCVQACPYDARFINHSTQTADKCTFCAHRLEVGLLPACVESCVGGARIIGDMKDPNSTISKMLRTHEKELKVLKPESGTLPQVFYLGLDDAFVQPLAGQGQPALWHQEVHL; encoded by the coding sequence ATGGATCTTGGAAAACGAAAATTTTTACAACAATTAGGGGTCCTTACTGCGGGTGCTTCACTGGTTCCTTTAGCTGAAGCCGGCATTAAATTATCACCTGAGCGTCGTGAAGGCTCGGAAGATAAACGCTACGGTATGCTGATTGATTTACGTCGCTGTGTAGGATGCCAGTCCTGTACTGTGAGCTGTAACATCGAAAATCAGACGCCTCAAGGACAATTTAGGACGACAGTAAACCAATATCAGGTTGCTATCAAGGGGCAAGAGGGGATAACCAACGTCTTACTGCCTAGATTGTGTAACCATTGTGATGAACCACCTTGTGTACCCGTTTGCCCTGTGCAAGCGACTTTCCAACGTAAAGACGGCATTGTTGTCGTTGATAATGAACGCTGTGTTGGCTGTGCTTATTGTGTTCAAGCCTGTCCTTATGACGCACGTTTTATTAATCACTCAACACAAACAGCAGATAAATGCACTTTCTGCGCTCATCGCCTCGAAGTTGGATTATTGCCTGCGTGCGTTGAATCTTGTGTTGGCGGCGCGCGTATTATCGGCGATATGAAAGATCCTAATAGCACTATCAGCAAGATGCTGCGTACACATGAAAAAGAGCTGAAAGTATTAAAACCAGAAAGCGGCACATTACCACAAGTTTTCTATCTCGGTCTCGATGATGCATTTGTACAACCGTTAGCAGGTCAAGGACAACCCGCGTTATGGCATCAGGAGGTTCACTTATGA
- the ttrC gene encoding tetrathionate reductase subunit TtrC gives MIPQVSQIQEVIAIPQEYFWLPWAVQYFFFIGIACSATLYACWQCWKGSAGNQRLEAVAVFIAVTAGITAPLALTADLHQTARVWHFYAYPTPWSWMAWGSLLLPLFSAFSMLYFAAMVVRLVWKREYKLTRWVALACSLTAIGLLLYTGREASILKARPVLYTYWLPILLLFSAMQVLPTLLALGTRREPVHQRELAMWFVSSLMLLAVCTGFWVAGDTISGQAIREQLVMGSLGWWSAMGVIALWGISVAMGLLMAKQVRSVAFITIMAFVSMGLAWVLRWLMLMGAQYIPKYNIITNPYEFTLGNDGLMAIVGTFGLWIALTILFRESIRWVVRRVQHG, from the coding sequence ATGATCCCGCAAGTTTCTCAAATTCAAGAAGTCATCGCCATCCCTCAAGAATATTTTTGGTTACCTTGGGCTGTGCAATATTTCTTTTTTATCGGTATTGCTTGTAGTGCAACGCTTTATGCGTGCTGGCAGTGCTGGAAAGGCAGTGCAGGTAATCAACGTTTAGAAGCGGTTGCTGTTTTTATTGCCGTAACTGCTGGCATTACGGCACCTCTTGCTTTAACAGCAGATTTACACCAAACAGCACGCGTTTGGCATTTCTATGCTTATCCAACACCGTGGTCTTGGATGGCATGGGGATCACTCTTACTGCCGTTGTTCTCAGCATTTAGCATGCTTTACTTTGCTGCAATGGTCGTTCGCTTAGTCTGGAAGCGTGAATACAAATTAACGCGTTGGGTAGCATTAGCTTGCTCATTAACTGCGATTGGTTTGCTGTTATATACAGGTCGCGAAGCCTCTATCTTAAAAGCAAGACCTGTGCTGTATACCTACTGGTTACCAATACTGTTGCTCTTTAGTGCAATGCAAGTACTACCGACATTACTCGCATTAGGAACTCGTCGTGAACCTGTACATCAACGTGAGTTAGCGATGTGGTTTGTGAGTTCGCTAATGTTATTAGCAGTATGTACGGGCTTTTGGGTTGCAGGCGATACGATTTCAGGCCAGGCAATTAGAGAACAATTAGTAATGGGAAGTCTTGGCTGGTGGAGTGCTATGGGCGTTATCGCACTATGGGGTATCTCCGTCGCAATGGGACTTTTGATGGCAAAACAAGTACGTTCGGTTGCGTTTATTACCATCATGGCATTTGTCTCGATGGGGCTTGCGTGGGTATTACGCTGGTTGATGTTGATGGGCGCTCAATACATTCCAAAATATAACATAATTACAAACCCTTATGAGTTTACGCTAGGTAATGATGGATTGATGGCAATTGTCGGTACATTTGGATTGTGGATAGCGTTAACTATTTTATTTAGAGAAAGTATTCGTTGGGTTGTCAGGAGAGTGCAGCATGGCTAA
- the mdtG gene encoding multidrug efflux MFS transporter MdtG: MDLKPRNNSWKRNLYIVWFGCFLTGAGFSLIMPFLPLYVEELGITDHEELNLWTGVAFSITFLFSAIAAPFWGKLSDRKGRKLMLLRSALGMAIVMVLIGFAQNIWQLLILRALLGVLGGFVPNANALIATQVPVKKSGWALGTLSTGAVSGALIGPLIGGMLADLYGLRPVFFITSAVLFICFLVTLFFVSENFTPVSKKDALTTKQVFSSLKNKRLVVCLFFTTMIIQVATGSVTPILTLYIRELTGSVSNLAFISGVVASVPGIAALISAPRFGKLGDRIGPDKVLLFTLGLSIFMLIPMALVSNYWELGALRFLLGAVNAAMLPAVQTLILYNITPAIAGRIFSYNQALRDVGNVTGPLMGAFVAASYGFRAVFYFTAAVVFFNLIYSWLSFRTPQEK, encoded by the coding sequence ATGGATCTCAAACCCCGAAATAACTCTTGGAAACGTAATCTCTATATTGTCTGGTTTGGTTGTTTTCTAACTGGTGCCGGTTTTAGCCTGATCATGCCCTTTCTTCCTCTTTATGTAGAAGAACTTGGTATAACCGATCACGAAGAGCTTAACCTTTGGACAGGTGTTGCATTTAGTATTACTTTCCTTTTTTCTGCCATTGCAGCGCCTTTTTGGGGGAAATTATCAGATAGAAAAGGTCGAAAATTAATGCTGTTACGCTCCGCTCTTGGTATGGCGATTGTGATGGTATTAATTGGATTTGCTCAAAATATATGGCAGTTATTAATATTGCGAGCCTTACTTGGTGTATTAGGTGGCTTTGTTCCGAATGCCAATGCGTTAATTGCCACTCAAGTTCCTGTTAAAAAAAGCGGTTGGGCATTAGGGACACTTTCGACAGGTGCAGTGAGTGGTGCATTAATAGGTCCTTTAATTGGCGGTATGCTTGCCGATCTCTATGGTTTACGTCCTGTCTTCTTTATTACATCTGCCGTTTTATTTATTTGCTTTTTAGTCACCCTCTTTTTTGTCAGTGAAAACTTTACACCGGTTTCTAAAAAAGACGCATTGACCACAAAACAAGTATTCTCATCACTTAAAAATAAAAGACTCGTTGTATGCCTATTTTTCACTACGATGATCATTCAAGTCGCAACAGGCTCTGTTACGCCTATTTTGACACTTTATATTCGTGAATTAACAGGCTCTGTCAGCAATCTTGCCTTTATCAGTGGTGTTGTCGCCTCTGTACCCGGTATTGCCGCACTTATTAGCGCCCCTCGTTTTGGTAAATTAGGTGATCGAATTGGCCCAGATAAAGTCCTTCTTTTTACTCTCGGACTCTCTATTTTTATGTTAATTCCAATGGCATTGGTCAGTAATTATTGGGAACTTGGCGCACTACGTTTTTTACTTGGGGCGGTCAACGCAGCCATGTTACCTGCGGTACAAACGCTAATTCTTTATAACATTACGCCTGCTATTGCAGGGCGAATTTTCAGCTATAACCAAGCACTAAGAGATGTTGGAAATGTTACAGGACCGTTAATGGGCGCTTTTGTTGCGGCAAGCTATGGATTTAGAGCTGTTTTTTATTTCACCGCAGCCGTTGTCTTTTTTAATCTAATTTATTCTTGGTTAAGCTTTAGAACCCCACAAGAAAAGTAA
- the ttrA gene encoding tetrathionate reductase subunit TtrA: MAKFTRRQWLKGGLVIGGIAAFAASYRDVAKRAIDGLVDGTSGKVTLDRINGNSLLPEGKVVKDAKWQANTDQSVCMTQCFGCWTQCGVRARVDRANNKVLRIAGNPYHPLSHDHHFGYNMPIKEAFEKMGGESGLENRSTACARGATMMESLDSPTRILEPMKRVGKRGEGKWKRISFEQLIQEIVEGGDLFGEGHVDGLRAIRDLETLIDPKQPALGPKANQLLMTNAGDDGRDTFIRRFAQNSFGSKNFGAHGSYCGLAYRAGSGALMNDLDKNAHVKPDWDYVEFALFLGTSPAQSGNPFKRQGRQLANARIRDSFNYVVVAPALPLTTTLANDHGHWVPVQPGTDAALVMGMIRWIIENNRYNADYLSVPSEVSMKNMGEKSWTNATHLVISDEKHPLSGQMLTTAHFNDVAEGEEQALVLSLEGELVPSTQVNKAQLFATHTVTLKTGATVTVKSSFQLLDDAAKRMTLAEYSERCKVPETTIAALGREFTAYGRKAAVISHGGMMGGNGFYTAWSVIMLNALIGNLNLKGGVSVGGGKFNGATDGPCYKMDSFKGKVKPKGMVLSRSKAAYEKSDEYRERVEKGESPYPAKAPWYPFAAGQLTEQLGSALAGYPYPLKAWITNMTNPIYGIAGIRQVMEERLKDPKHLPLIIGIDAFMNETTALADYIVPDTHNFESWGFSAPWSGVQTKASTARWPIIEPRVAKTADGQPISMETFCIAVAKALDLPGFGEKAIEDMDGNFYPINSAEDYYLRVAANMAFMGEKPVAPATNEDILLSGVDRILPAITSTLKNEEVLQVAYIYTRGGRFAPYDKAWNGEETGPQWKKPLQIWNEEVAKNHHAITGERYSGCPTYYPPRLSDGSDIHQHYPEEQWPLKLMSFKSHVVSSSTGMIQRLRMVKPSNLVAINPQDGKKWGVNHGDKVRIVTPGGQVEAEISLLDGVMPGVLAIEHGYGHQELGSRQHYLDEQPLPMDKGIGSGINLNDLGFADPTRQITNTWLDWVSGASVRQGLPAKIERIA, translated from the coding sequence ATGGCTAAGTTTACAAGACGTCAATGGCTTAAAGGTGGATTAGTTATCGGTGGTATTGCCGCATTTGCTGCCAGCTACCGTGATGTTGCTAAACGTGCCATAGATGGTTTAGTTGATGGCACATCAGGCAAAGTGACACTTGATAGGATCAACGGAAACTCTTTATTACCTGAAGGTAAAGTTGTAAAAGACGCAAAATGGCAAGCAAATACAGATCAATCTGTTTGTATGACGCAATGCTTTGGTTGCTGGACACAATGTGGCGTTCGCGCCCGTGTTGATAGAGCAAATAATAAAGTTTTACGTATTGCGGGTAACCCTTATCATCCACTTTCTCATGATCATCATTTTGGCTATAACATGCCAATTAAAGAAGCATTTGAAAAAATGGGGGGAGAAAGTGGTTTAGAAAACCGCTCTACGGCTTGTGCTCGTGGTGCAACCATGATGGAAAGCCTTGATAGTCCAACACGTATTCTTGAACCGATGAAACGCGTGGGTAAACGCGGTGAAGGTAAATGGAAACGTATCAGTTTTGAGCAGTTGATCCAAGAAATTGTTGAAGGTGGTGATCTCTTTGGTGAAGGTCATGTTGATGGTTTACGTGCCATTCGTGATTTAGAGACTTTAATCGATCCAAAGCAACCGGCTTTAGGCCCTAAAGCTAATCAACTATTAATGACAAATGCGGGTGATGATGGACGAGATACGTTTATTCGTCGCTTTGCTCAAAACTCATTTGGTAGTAAAAACTTTGGTGCTCATGGCTCTTATTGTGGATTAGCGTACCGTGCTGGCTCTGGCGCGTTAATGAACGATTTAGATAAAAATGCCCACGTTAAGCCTGACTGGGATTATGTTGAATTTGCTCTGTTCTTAGGCACATCACCGGCACAATCAGGTAACCCATTTAAGCGTCAAGGTCGTCAGTTAGCTAACGCACGTATTCGTGATTCGTTCAACTATGTGGTTGTTGCACCTGCTTTGCCTTTAACAACGACATTAGCTAACGATCATGGGCATTGGGTTCCAGTTCAACCGGGAACAGATGCAGCTTTAGTCATGGGGATGATCCGCTGGATCATTGAAAACAATCGCTACAATGCAGATTATCTGTCAGTGCCAAGCGAAGTTTCAATGAAAAATATGGGTGAGAAGAGCTGGACGAATGCGACTCATCTTGTGATCAGTGATGAAAAACATCCTCTGTCAGGGCAAATGCTGACAACAGCGCATTTTAATGATGTTGCTGAAGGGGAAGAGCAAGCCTTAGTTTTATCACTTGAAGGTGAATTAGTTCCATCAACCCAAGTCAATAAAGCTCAATTGTTTGCTACGCATACTGTGACATTAAAAACGGGTGCTACCGTTACGGTTAAATCAAGTTTCCAGTTACTTGATGACGCAGCTAAACGTATGACACTGGCGGAATATAGTGAACGTTGTAAAGTACCAGAAACAACAATTGCTGCATTAGGTCGTGAATTTACTGCTTATGGTCGAAAAGCTGCGGTTATCTCTCATGGCGGTATGATGGGCGGCAATGGTTTCTATACCGCGTGGAGCGTGATTATGCTTAATGCGCTAATCGGTAACTTAAACCTTAAAGGTGGGGTATCTGTTGGTGGCGGTAAGTTTAATGGTGCAACCGATGGCCCATGTTACAAAATGGATAGCTTTAAAGGTAAAGTTAAACCCAAAGGCATGGTGTTATCACGCAGTAAAGCAGCCTATGAGAAATCTGATGAGTACCGTGAGCGTGTAGAGAAAGGAGAATCTCCATATCCAGCAAAAGCGCCTTGGTATCCGTTTGCTGCTGGGCAATTAACTGAACAGCTCGGCTCTGCATTAGCGGGTTATCCTTATCCATTAAAAGCATGGATAACGAATATGACCAACCCTATTTATGGGATTGCGGGTATTCGCCAAGTGATGGAAGAGCGCTTGAAAGATCCGAAGCACCTACCTTTGATTATTGGTATTGATGCTTTTATGAATGAAACAACAGCGCTGGCTGATTATATTGTTCCTGATACACATAACTTTGAGAGCTGGGGATTTAGTGCGCCTTGGTCTGGTGTTCAAACTAAAGCAAGTACAGCACGCTGGCCGATTATTGAACCTCGCGTTGCAAAAACAGCAGATGGTCAGCCAATTTCAATGGAAACATTCTGTATTGCTGTGGCAAAAGCCTTAGATTTGCCAGGCTTTGGTGAGAAAGCAATTGAAGATATGGATGGTAACTTCTATCCAATCAATAGTGCAGAAGATTACTATTTACGTGTTGCCGCTAATATGGCGTTTATGGGGGAAAAACCTGTTGCCCCTGCAACCAATGAAGATATTTTATTAAGTGGGGTAGACCGTATTTTACCTGCGATAACCTCAACATTAAAAAATGAAGAAGTTCTTCAGGTTGCGTATATCTATACACGAGGCGGTCGTTTCGCTCCTTATGACAAAGCGTGGAATGGTGAAGAAACAGGGCCACAGTGGAAAAAGCCATTACAAATCTGGAATGAAGAAGTGGCAAAAAACCATCATGCAATAACAGGCGAACGTTATAGTGGTTGCCCGACTTATTATCCACCACGTTTATCGGATGGTAGTGATATTCATCAGCACTATCCTGAAGAGCAGTGGCCATTAAAATTAATGTCCTTTAAGTCTCATGTGGTGAGTAGTTCAACAGGCATGATCCAGCGTTTAAGAATGGTAAAACCAAGTAACTTAGTCGCGATTAACCCTCAAGATGGTAAAAAATGGGGTGTTAATCATGGTGATAAAGTTCGCATTGTCACACCGGGTGGACAAGTGGAAGCGGAGATTAGCTTACTCGATGGCGTAATGCCGGGCGTTTTAGCGATTGAACATGGATATGGGCATCAAGAGTTAGGTTCACGTCAGCATTACTTAGATGAACAACCATTACCGATGGATAAAGGTATTGGCAGCGGTATCAACCTTAATGATTTAGGGTTTGCCGATCCAACACGTCAAATCACTAATACATGGTTAGATTGGGTATCTGGTGCATCTGTGCGTCAAGGCTTACCAGCTAAGATTGAGCGTATAGCTTAA
- a CDS encoding Kdo(2)-lipid IV(A) acyltransferase, giving the protein MIKSPQFKKSFLQPKYWLTWFGIGLLYILVLLPYPVIYWLGTRLGRFSKVFLKKRVQIAERNLELCFPQMPKSEREALVNKNFESVGMGLFETGMAWFWPDWRIKRWFKVSGIEHIKKVKDSGQGILLIGIHFLTLELGARILGICNPGVGVYRPNDNPVMDWLQTWGRLRSNKFMIDRKDVKGMIRSLKAGEIIWYAPDHDYGPHKSVFVPLFAVDKAATTTGTYILAKTSKPALIPFTPKRLPEGKGYELIISPPVADFPIDNEENTAKAMNKVVEQEILRAPDQYMWLHRRFKTRPEGDASLYNEIKKVH; this is encoded by the coding sequence ATGATAAAGTCACCTCAATTTAAAAAATCATTTTTGCAGCCTAAATATTGGCTGACTTGGTTTGGGATCGGATTACTCTATATTCTGGTTCTGCTTCCCTATCCTGTCATTTATTGGCTAGGCACACGCCTAGGTCGTTTCTCTAAAGTTTTTTTAAAAAAACGCGTCCAAATAGCGGAACGTAATCTTGAACTCTGTTTTCCACAGATGCCAAAAAGTGAACGAGAAGCCTTAGTTAATAAAAATTTTGAATCTGTTGGTATGGGATTATTCGAAACGGGTATGGCGTGGTTTTGGCCAGATTGGCGGATCAAACGTTGGTTTAAAGTCAGTGGGATTGAACATATCAAAAAGGTTAAAGACTCAGGACAAGGGATCTTACTTATTGGGATCCATTTTCTGACACTAGAGCTTGGTGCTAGAATTTTGGGTATTTGTAATCCTGGTGTTGGTGTTTATCGTCCTAACGATAATCCCGTTATGGACTGGCTACAAACATGGGGTCGATTACGTTCTAATAAATTTATGATTGACAGAAAAGATGTCAAAGGCATGATCCGTAGTTTAAAAGCAGGTGAAATTATTTGGTATGCACCTGACCATGATTATGGTCCACATAAAAGTGTTTTTGTGCCTTTGTTTGCAGTTGATAAAGCGGCAACAACAACGGGAACTTATATTCTGGCAAAAACGAGCAAGCCCGCATTAATTCCATTTACCCCAAAACGCTTACCTGAAGGCAAGGGTTATGAATTAATTATATCGCCACCTGTTGCTGATTTTCCTATTGATAATGAGGAAAATACCGCTAAAGCAATGAATAAAGTAGTTGAACAAGAGATTTTACGCGCGCCAGACCAATATATGTGGTTACATCGCCGCTTTAAAACTCGTCCAGAAGGTGACGCTTCTTTATATAACGAAATAAAGAAAGTACACTAA
- the ttrS gene encoding tetrathionate respiration histidine kinase TtrS, which yields MTIKQTIGIRNAVSIGLLLLFFVLPLQATAKEWTIGVLALRGDASTQRHWHPLVDTLNEQFPSENFVLMPLNLEEMKLAVAKKSVDFLLTNPAQFVQLDNAFPLRWLLSLRSGYEPDNMTRNVIGSLILVRNDSPITSVHELIGKRVGAIAPDAFGGYLLGYKALREDGIDPDKDFTLRFTGFPADALLYLLRDEDINAAIIPVCLLENMDSEGLIRKSDYRPLISYQTNTPCLTSTPLYPNWSFAALDTVPDELVDKVTRVLLTDDSKPMKWGAPASHTQVENLLREVNQHPRQRQLWQDAKSWAIQHQFIIGLSLAAILFLILNQVWISYLVRRRSRQLELAHNRLRQQKEELEHAQRLNILGEMASGFAHELNQPLSAIKSYAQGSVIRLKKENESHPLLPALQQIDKQAQRGADIIRNLRLWVGKQTPNTDSILLSHQNIAECIQHIWKLLRVEEKYPQVSLITHIDEHDTLCLPETLLEQILSNLITNSLQAGAKVLKISTHKAPDRLLIVIEDDAGGMSHSQLEQPFSPFQTTKTEGLGLGLVICQRLLLSQGADIHIENQKNEQNKVGIKITLIFPNKNK from the coding sequence ATGACGATAAAACAGACAATTGGGATAAGAAACGCAGTAAGTATCGGGTTATTACTGCTCTTTTTTGTACTTCCTCTGCAAGCCACAGCAAAAGAGTGGACAATCGGTGTTTTAGCACTACGTGGTGATGCATCCACGCAAAGACACTGGCATCCACTTGTTGACACATTAAATGAACAATTTCCGTCAGAAAACTTTGTGTTAATGCCATTAAATCTGGAGGAGATGAAGTTAGCCGTTGCAAAGAAAAGTGTTGATTTCTTACTCACAAACCCTGCGCAATTTGTTCAATTAGATAATGCATTTCCATTACGCTGGTTGCTCTCTTTACGTTCTGGCTATGAGCCGGATAACATGACACGAAATGTTATTGGGAGCCTCATTCTTGTCCGTAACGATAGCCCGATTACTTCTGTACATGAATTAATCGGAAAACGCGTTGGAGCCATTGCCCCCGATGCCTTTGGTGGCTATCTTTTAGGTTACAAAGCGCTAAGAGAAGACGGTATTGATCCGGATAAAGATTTCACATTACGTTTCACTGGTTTTCCGGCTGACGCTTTACTTTATCTCTTACGAGATGAAGATATTAATGCGGCAATTATTCCCGTCTGTTTACTGGAAAATATGGATAGTGAAGGGCTTATTCGTAAAAGTGATTATCGCCCCTTGATTTCTTATCAAACCAATACGCCATGTTTAACCAGTACACCGCTCTACCCTAATTGGTCATTTGCGGCACTAGATACCGTTCCTGATGAACTTGTTGATAAAGTCACTCGCGTTTTACTCACTGATGATAGTAAACCGATGAAATGGGGAGCGCCGGCTTCCCATACACAAGTTGAAAATCTATTAAGGGAAGTCAACCAACATCCTCGACAAAGGCAGCTTTGGCAAGATGCGAAAAGTTGGGCTATTCAGCACCAATTTATTATTGGTCTTTCATTGGCTGCTATCCTTTTTCTCATCCTAAACCAAGTCTGGATCAGCTATTTAGTTAGGCGTCGTAGTCGCCAACTGGAACTGGCTCACAATCGATTAAGACAGCAAAAGGAAGAGTTAGAACACGCTCAACGCTTAAATATATTGGGAGAAATGGCATCGGGATTTGCTCATGAGCTTAATCAGCCCCTTTCTGCCATTAAAAGCTATGCGCAAGGGAGCGTTATTCGCCTTAAAAAAGAGAATGAATCGCACCCATTGCTACCTGCATTACAACAAATAGATAAGCAAGCGCAACGCGGTGCTGATATCATTAGAAATCTACGTTTATGGGTTGGAAAACAAACACCTAATACCGATAGTATTTTGCTTTCTCATCAAAATATTGCGGAGTGTATTCAACACATTTGGAAGCTTTTACGCGTAGAAGAAAAATACCCTCAGGTTTCACTGATCACCCATATTGATGAACATGATACCCTGTGTTTACCTGAAACATTATTAGAGCAAATTTTATCGAATTTAATCACCAACAGTCTCCAAGCTGGCGCTAAAGTACTAAAAATTAGCACCCATAAGGCACCTGATAGGTTACTTATCGTCATTGAAGATGATGCTGGTGGAATGAGCCACAGCCAACTTGAACAGCCCTTTTCCCCATTCCAAACAACAAAAACAGAAGGGCTTGGATTAGGTTTAGTCATTTGCCAACGTTTATTGCTTTCTCAAGGTGCTGATATTCATATTGAAAACCAAAAGAATGAACAAAATAAAGTTGGAATAAAAATCACACTTATTTTTCCTAACAAAAATAAATAA